A single Phalacrocorax aristotelis chromosome 30, bGulAri2.1, whole genome shotgun sequence DNA region contains:
- the LOC142048976 gene encoding ubiquitin carboxyl-terminal hydrolase 42-like — MATTGNDSFIAEGVAPPQRILFPPEKICMAWQQQQRVGAGLYNLGNTCFLNSVLQCLTYTPPLANYLLSREHSQSCRQQGFCMMCTMEEHVNIVLRSSARAIQPRAVVSVLTLTCLSCQAVSDSYEPFLDVPLDIQEPSSVAEALEGFVRPELLGGENGYRCSKCEELVAASKRLTIHCSSNILTVCLKRFDPFSGSKISKDVEYPEYLDLGAYTSEAPGKPLLYSLYAVLVHEGSSCQAGHYYCFVKGSNGQWYKMNDASVRLCDIKTVLRQRAYLLFYARRA; from the exons ATGGCCACAACGGGGAACGACTCCT TCATTGCCGAGGGAGTGGCTCCTCCACAAAGGATCCTGTTTCCCCCAGAGAAGATTTGCATGGCCTGGCAGCAACAACAGAGAGTTGGAGCGGGGCTCTACAACCTGGGCAACACGTGCTTCCTCAACTCCGTCCTGCAGTGCCTGACGTACACACCCCCTCTGGCCAACTACCTGCTCTCTCGGGAGCACAGCCAGTCGT gTCGTCAGCAAGGCTTCTGCATGATGTGCACAATGGAAGAGCACGTTAACATCGTCCTGCGTTCCTCAGCCAGAGCCATCCAGCCTAGGGCTGTCGTCAGTGTTCTGACAC TCACGTGCTTGAGCTGCCAAGCAGTCTCCGATTCCTACGAGCCCTTCCTGGATGTTCCTTTGGATATCCAG GAACCCTCCTCTGTCGCTGAAGCTCTGGAAGGCTTTGTCAGGCCTGAGCTGCTGGGTGGTGAAAATGGCTACAGATGTAGCAA GTGTGAAGAGCTGGTCGCTGCGTCCAAGAGGCTTACGATACACTGTTCCTCCAACATCCTGACAGTGTGCTTGAAGAGATTTGATCCTTTCTCTGGCAGCAAGATTAGCAAG GATGTGGAGTATCCGGAATATTTGGACCTTGGCGCATACACATCTGAAGCGCCTGGAAAACCGCTGCTCTATTCCTTGTACGCTGTCCTGGTGCATGAAGGTTCCAGCTGTCAGGCAGGACACTATTACTGCTTCGTAAAG GGCAGCAATGGACAGTGGTACAAGATGAACGATGCCTCTGTGCGCCTGTGTGACATCAAGACGGTTCTGCGCCAGCGCGCGTATTTGCTCTTCTATGCCAG GAGAGCATGA